One genomic window of Haloferax mediterranei ATCC 33500 includes the following:
- a CDS encoding metallophosphoesterase encodes MPSVTVRDRAVYLSDTGALVLADLHIGRADASDVEFPLGERADLTERLATLCDEFEPKQVVFAGDVLHRFDRVTERSKSALSALASVCTDAEAHPVFVAGNHDTMLSEAWSGTVHDEFELGDGTLVSHGHRHPDGESHLHVVGHDHPTITIEGRTRPCVLYGPGAYRGADVLMLPSFTRLAAGVEVNRMRAGEFQSPLVSDASIFRPLVRDEDADETLTFPPLGELRRLF; translated from the coding sequence GTGCCCAGCGTCACCGTCCGCGACCGCGCCGTGTACCTCTCGGACACAGGCGCGCTCGTCCTCGCCGACCTGCACATCGGCCGTGCCGACGCCTCCGACGTGGAGTTCCCACTCGGCGAGCGAGCCGACCTCACGGAGCGATTGGCAACGCTCTGCGACGAGTTCGAGCCAAAACAGGTCGTCTTCGCGGGCGACGTGCTCCACCGATTCGACCGGGTTACTGAGCGTTCGAAATCAGCGCTGTCAGCCCTCGCGTCAGTGTGTACCGACGCCGAAGCACATCCGGTGTTCGTCGCCGGAAACCACGATACCATGCTTTCCGAGGCGTGGTCCGGCACGGTTCACGACGAGTTCGAACTGGGAGACGGGACGCTCGTCTCGCATGGACACCGCCATCCAGACGGCGAGTCGCACCTTCACGTCGTCGGCCACGACCACCCGACGATTACTATCGAAGGCCGGACACGACCCTGCGTGCTCTACGGTCCCGGCGCGTACCGCGGGGCGGACGTGCTGATGCTCCCGTCGTTCACTCGTCTCGCGGCGGGCGTCGAAGTAAACCGAATGCGTGCGGGGGAGTTCCAGTCTCCGCTCGTCAGCGACGCGAGCATTTTTCGCCCGCTCGTGCGTGACGAGGATGCTGACGAGACGCTCACGTTCCCGCCGTTGGGCGAGCTTCGTCGGTTGTTTTAA
- a CDS encoding NAD(P)/FAD-dependent oxidoreductase: MDDSHIVVVGAGLAGLVAARHLAVDGADVTVIERRDDVGGRVRTRTKDGFTLDRGFQVLLTGYPAVRRELDFDALDLRPLAPGATICRPSRRSVLSDPLRDINGLFDSLRNPEVTTSDKLRTLALRQDVSTRDEGEIFDSPDQSIRAYLRDWGFSEDFIEHFVAPFYGGITLDRSLSTSKRVFEYTFKMLATGRAAVPADGMQAIPEQLAATARDEGATIRLGERVESVQSDADGAVVATDDESVEADAVVVATDPKEARRLTGVGSIPTDARGCVTQYYTLPTGSGLDAGKRIMLNAPNPDPNTVVPLSTVAPEYAPPGKELLNATFLGAAAQDESEEELFEKTRRTLEAWYPERYFDDLELLHTDYISFAQFAQPPEIHDSLPDHRDAPGRTYLAGDYTAWSSIQGAMRSGKEAADAIRDDLST, translated from the coding sequence ATGGATGATAGCCACATCGTGGTCGTCGGCGCGGGACTCGCGGGCCTCGTCGCCGCACGACACCTCGCTGTCGATGGGGCCGACGTGACCGTCATCGAACGACGCGACGACGTTGGCGGACGGGTGAGAACCCGGACGAAAGACGGGTTTACGCTCGACCGCGGGTTTCAGGTCCTCCTAACCGGCTACCCCGCAGTCCGGCGAGAACTCGACTTTGACGCCCTCGACCTCCGGCCACTCGCCCCCGGAGCCACCATCTGTCGGCCGAGTCGCCGGTCGGTCCTCTCCGACCCCCTGCGCGACATCAACGGCCTGTTCGACTCCCTCCGAAATCCGGAGGTGACGACGAGCGACAAACTTCGAACGTTGGCACTCAGACAAGACGTGAGCACGCGCGACGAAGGGGAGATATTCGACTCGCCGGACCAGAGCATCCGCGCGTACCTCCGCGATTGGGGCTTCTCCGAGGACTTCATCGAGCACTTTGTCGCTCCCTTCTACGGCGGCATCACACTCGACCGGTCGCTCTCTACCTCGAAGCGGGTGTTCGAATACACCTTCAAGATGCTCGCTACCGGGCGCGCCGCAGTTCCGGCCGACGGGATGCAGGCGATTCCCGAGCAACTCGCAGCGACCGCCCGCGACGAAGGCGCAACCATTCGACTCGGCGAACGCGTCGAGTCGGTCCAGAGCGACGCCGACGGCGCGGTCGTCGCGACAGACGACGAGTCAGTCGAAGCCGACGCGGTCGTCGTCGCGACCGATCCCAAAGAGGCGCGCCGCCTGACGGGCGTGGGGTCGATTCCGACCGACGCACGCGGCTGTGTCACCCAGTACTACACGCTCCCGACCGGAAGCGGTCTCGATGCGGGCAAGCGAATCATGCTCAACGCCCCCAATCCAGACCCCAATACAGTCGTCCCGCTTTCGACTGTCGCGCCGGAGTACGCCCCGCCGGGAAAGGAACTGCTGAACGCGACGTTCCTCGGGGCTGCCGCGCAGGACGAGTCCGAAGAAGAACTCTTCGAGAAGACGCGCCGGACACTGGAAGCGTGGTATCCGGAGCGCTACTTCGACGACCTCGAACTGCTGCACACTGATTACATCTCCTTCGCACAGTTCGCCCAACCGCCGGAAATTCACGATTCGCTTCCGGACCATCGGGACGCGCCCGGTCGAACCTACCTCGCCGGCGACTACACCGCATGGTCGTCGATTCAGGGCGCGATGCGGAGCGGCAAGGAGGCGGCAGACGCCATCCGCGACGACCTCTCGACGTAG
- a CDS encoding threonine synthase: protein MRTSDTFSGLVCTETGDEYDAAATGPSDADAPLDPTYDLDAVEWDAETLAERPFDTMWRYRELLPFSDPVTANEGATPLVAATALGDETGVGTLLIKDEGRNPTGTFLDRGFSLALTAAREADAEVVAHASPGNGAQSAASYAGLIDVRSYGFVPSRTPFPNKAMVNVHGGQMKVVGGRYPAALSALHEKLKSDWFTLQEFDNPYRHEGAKTIAYEVAERLDWSVPDWVVVPVATGELIYGVYKGFRDLAELGLVDDVPRLVAAQSIGCAPIATAWEADNDDHEAWNHPDTIVGELEIPDPAGGSLALRALRESDGLAVSVSDDDALESAVTAAQTAGVEVGPAGGVALAAIWDLADEFDADETVVAVNTESGTKNADILRSHLMGQGI from the coding sequence ATGCGAACTTCCGACACGTTCTCAGGGCTGGTGTGTACGGAAACCGGCGACGAATACGACGCCGCCGCGACCGGGCCGAGTGATGCGGACGCGCCGCTCGACCCCACGTACGACCTCGACGCAGTCGAGTGGGACGCCGAGACGCTCGCAGAGCGCCCCTTCGATACGATGTGGCGCTACCGCGAACTACTCCCCTTTTCCGACCCGGTGACGGCGAACGAGGGCGCGACGCCGCTCGTGGCGGCCACGGCGCTCGGTGACGAAACGGGCGTCGGCACACTCCTCATCAAAGACGAGGGCCGAAACCCAACCGGCACGTTCCTCGACCGTGGCTTCTCGCTCGCGCTCACCGCTGCGCGCGAGGCCGACGCCGAGGTCGTCGCGCACGCTTCGCCCGGCAACGGCGCGCAGTCGGCGGCGTCCTACGCGGGTCTCATCGACGTTCGCTCGTACGGGTTCGTCCCATCGCGGACGCCCTTCCCGAACAAAGCGATGGTGAACGTCCACGGCGGCCAGATGAAGGTCGTCGGCGGGCGCTATCCCGCGGCGCTCTCTGCACTTCACGAAAAGCTCAAAAGCGACTGGTTCACGCTTCAGGAGTTCGACAATCCGTACCGTCACGAGGGTGCGAAAACCATCGCCTACGAGGTTGCCGAGCGACTCGACTGGTCAGTCCCGGACTGGGTGGTCGTCCCCGTCGCCACCGGCGAACTCATCTACGGCGTCTACAAGGGCTTCCGCGACCTTGCCGAGTTGGGTCTCGTCGATGACGTCCCCAGACTCGTGGCCGCCCAGTCTATCGGATGTGCACCTATCGCCACCGCGTGGGAGGCCGACAACGACGACCACGAAGCGTGGAACCACCCCGACACTATCGTCGGCGAACTGGAGATTCCCGACCCCGCTGGCGGGTCGCTCGCGCTCCGTGCCCTGCGCGAATCGGACGGCCTCGCTGTCTCCGTCAGCGACGACGACGCCCTCGAATCGGCGGTCACCGCCGCGCAAACTGCGGGCGTCGAAGTCGGTCCGGCCGGTGGCGTCGCCCTCGCCGCCATCTGGGACCTCGCGGACGAGTTCGATGCAGACGAGACGGTCGTCGCCGTCAACACCGAATCCGGGACGAAAAACGCCGATATCCTCCGTAGTCACCTGATGGGTCAAGGAATCTAG
- a CDS encoding metal-dependent transcriptional regulator yields the protein MLSDVMEDYLKAIYTLQLEHGPPVSTSDIAEYLGKTPPTVTSMVGKLEDRGLLDREKYKGVELTGEGQTVALEVLRHHRLLEAYLTEHLDYSWSEVHDEADALEHHISEEFERRVAAALGEPKVDPHGDPIPSADLTPPDSSGMTALVDHEVGDQLVVCRVSDRDPEELEYLSEAGVTPGTTIEITDIAPFGMVTVRVLDSDREQSLPEAVAQTIRVRPPDESCDGEGVSPA from the coding sequence ATGTTGAGCGACGTGATGGAGGACTATCTGAAGGCTATTTACACACTCCAATTGGAACACGGGCCGCCTGTTTCAACTTCTGACATCGCGGAATACCTCGGAAAGACGCCGCCGACGGTGACGAGCATGGTCGGCAAACTCGAAGACCGCGGACTTCTCGACCGCGAGAAATACAAGGGCGTCGAACTGACCGGCGAGGGACAAACCGTCGCGCTCGAAGTGCTTCGACACCACCGCCTGCTCGAGGCGTATCTCACCGAACATCTCGACTACTCGTGGAGCGAGGTCCACGACGAGGCCGACGCGCTCGAACACCACATCAGCGAGGAGTTTGAACGACGTGTCGCCGCCGCGCTCGGCGAACCCAAGGTCGACCCGCACGGCGACCCCATCCCAAGCGCCGACCTCACGCCCCCGGATTCGTCGGGGATGACGGCGCTCGTGGACCACGAAGTCGGTGACCAACTCGTCGTCTGTCGCGTTAGCGACCGCGACCCAGAGGAGTTAGAGTACCTCTCCGAAGCAGGGGTCACACCCGGAACGACCATCGAGATAACTGACATCGCACCCTTCGGCATGGTCACGGTTCGCGTCTTGGACAGCGACCGCGAACAGAGCCTTCCCGAAGCCGTCGCACAGACCATCCGCGTCCGCCCGCCCGACGAATCCTGTGATGGCGAAGGGGTGTCACCCGCGTGA
- a CDS encoding TMEM165/GDT1 family protein produces MTGWAEILVVALVTQLAVLPGEKGQFIIAGLSTRYDPKIVVAAAGSAFGVWTVFEIALGNALKNALPPVVLDAVTATLFALFAVLLLRSVPSRGSTPASTDGGVAETEPTLSVFGHELSGQGFGGFLPIFVMMAAGEFGDKTQLVTIGLAVQYGAHPAIWAGEMLAIVPVSIANAYFFHRFSHRFDTRKAYFGAAALFGFFAFDTVLNIFTGISIWEQFIDIVSSTVLGLF; encoded by the coding sequence GTGACTGGCTGGGCAGAGATTCTCGTCGTTGCACTCGTCACTCAACTCGCGGTGCTTCCCGGCGAGAAGGGCCAGTTCATCATCGCCGGACTATCGACGCGGTACGACCCGAAAATCGTCGTCGCAGCGGCTGGCTCGGCGTTCGGCGTCTGGACGGTTTTCGAAATCGCCCTCGGGAACGCGCTCAAGAACGCGCTTCCACCGGTTGTGCTCGACGCCGTCACCGCAACGTTGTTCGCGCTCTTCGCAGTACTCTTGCTTCGGTCTGTCCCGTCGCGCGGTAGCACCCCTGCGAGTACCGACGGTGGTGTCGCAGAGACCGAACCCACGCTGAGCGTGTTCGGTCACGAACTGTCCGGTCAGGGGTTCGGTGGCTTTCTCCCCATCTTCGTGATGATGGCCGCTGGCGAGTTCGGCGACAAGACACAACTCGTCACCATCGGACTCGCCGTGCAGTACGGCGCACACCCCGCGATTTGGGCCGGTGAGATGCTTGCGATTGTCCCGGTGAGCATCGCTAACGCGTACTTCTTCCACCGTTTTTCCCACCGGTTCGACACGCGGAAAGCGTACTTCGGCGCAGCCGCCCTCTTCGGCTTTTTCGCCTTCGATACGGTTCTCAACATCTTCACCGGAATCTCGATTTGGGAGCAGTTCATCGACATCGTGAGCAGCACCGTTCTCGGTCTCTTCTGA
- a CDS encoding LysE family translocator, whose protein sequence is MSTVLPSLGAGVVFGLALAAPPGPMNAVIAEESVVRGWSAGTRAGLGAMSADALFFVLAALGLVAFVNQFPTLQALMVGVGGVLMLYFAYGAAQEMDTTFREAADPHADSAGFSKAFVLALTNPYQILFWLTIGVGLLETGTVDVLSHMPYLGESLSNLLIVQTGSPALIIGFFTGITIWATGFPAALVAAEKRVDSFAPTVAAVSALVLGGFGVGFIWDAVQSLVL, encoded by the coding sequence ATGTCTACCGTCCTCCCCTCTCTCGGTGCCGGGGTGGTCTTCGGCCTCGCGCTCGCCGCCCCGCCGGGACCGATGAACGCCGTCATCGCAGAGGAAAGCGTCGTCCGTGGTTGGTCTGCCGGTACCCGCGCCGGACTCGGTGCGATGAGCGCCGACGCCCTCTTTTTCGTGCTCGCGGCGCTCGGTCTCGTCGCGTTCGTCAATCAGTTCCCGACGTTGCAGGCGCTGATGGTCGGTGTCGGTGGTGTCCTCATGCTCTATTTCGCCTACGGCGCGGCACAGGAGATGGATACGACGTTCCGCGAGGCTGCTGACCCCCACGCCGACAGTGCCGGGTTCTCGAAGGCGTTCGTGCTCGCATTGACGAATCCGTACCAGATTCTCTTCTGGCTCACCATCGGCGTCGGACTGCTCGAAACCGGGACAGTCGACGTGCTCTCTCACATGCCTTACCTCGGCGAGTCGCTGTCGAACCTCCTCATCGTCCAGACGGGAAGTCCGGCGCTCATTATCGGCTTTTTCACCGGTATTACCATCTGGGCAACCGGGTTCCCGGCGGCGCTCGTCGCGGCGGAAAAGCGGGTTGATTCGTTCGCCCCGACGGTCGCCGCGGTTAGCGCGCTCGTCCTCGGCGGATTCGGCGTCGGCTTTATCTGGGACGCGGTGCAGTCGCTCGTTCTCTGA
- a CDS encoding alpha/beta hydrolase encodes MASRRRFLATTAAALSGLTVFGAAPAAAASVPHVSTRDHFDNEANLTSGHTAHDYGTTGDVPCIDTDSVSDLTVFVHGWDKNRDDPEQAALDKIAKADTKLDEAGYDGAVVGYTWDSDKGEGIDYGWYEAQEIAQKNGRKLAQFALDVKRASPGTNTRFVSHSLGAQVIFSTIRTLNNRNDWTDLGYKIETMHPLGAATDNEVPGKEESRATYEAIRDQTGAVHNYHSAADDVLQWAYNTFEFDQALGETGIESGDTPPTNYTDHDVESQVGDDHFSYLDTLGDDIVRDM; translated from the coding sequence ATGGCAAGCAGACGACGATTCCTCGCGACGACAGCAGCAGCACTCTCCGGACTCACGGTCTTCGGTGCCGCTCCGGCGGCCGCCGCGTCGGTTCCGCACGTCTCGACGCGTGACCACTTCGACAACGAGGCGAATCTCACGTCCGGCCACACTGCCCACGACTACGGGACTACCGGTGACGTTCCGTGCATCGACACCGATAGTGTCTCAGATTTGACTGTATTCGTCCACGGGTGGGACAAAAACAGAGACGACCCCGAACAAGCGGCCCTCGACAAGATAGCGAAGGCCGACACGAAACTGGACGAAGCCGGATACGACGGCGCAGTCGTCGGCTACACGTGGGACAGCGACAAAGGAGAGGGCATAGACTACGGATGGTACGAAGCGCAAGAGATCGCCCAGAAGAACGGCCGCAAACTCGCGCAGTTCGCACTCGATGTCAAGCGCGCTTCGCCCGGAACGAACACCCGGTTTGTGAGCCACTCGCTCGGCGCACAAGTCATCTTCAGCACGATTCGGACGCTTAACAATCGCAACGACTGGACCGACTTGGGCTACAAAATCGAAACGATGCACCCACTCGGCGCGGCCACGGACAACGAGGTGCCCGGAAAGGAGGAGAGCCGCGCGACCTACGAGGCGATTCGCGACCAGACCGGTGCCGTCCATAACTACCACAGCGCGGCCGACGATGTGCTCCAGTGGGCATACAACACCTTCGAGTTCGACCAGGCGCTCGGAGAGACCGGCATCGAAAGCGGTGACACGCCACCTACGAACTACACGGACCACGACGTAGAGAGTCAGGTCGGCGACGACCACTTTAGCTATCTCGACACGCTCGGCGACGACATCGTCCGCGACATGTGA
- a CDS encoding NAD(P)-dependent glycerol-1-phosphate dehydrogenase produces the protein MFDKSTWIKLPRNVLQGHGVLDDLSAAVDELYLSGEPFLVTSPTPERIAGDRIRAQFDGISSVSLDRASFESVERVVEQAREQNAGYLIALGGGKPIDVAKMASDRLDCGFVSVPTAASHDGIVSGRSSIPEGDTRHSVAADPPLAVVADTELLAEAPWELTTAGCADIISNYTAVKDWELAHRLKNVEYSEYAGALSQMTAEMLVQSADSIKPGLEESAWIVTKALVSSGVAMSIAGSSRPASGAEHLFSHQLDRIAPGRALHGHQVGVGSILTEYFHSGPRGEWTDIRDALSTMGAPTTADELGIDGETVIEALTTAHEIRDRYTILGDGVSEDAAIEAATITGVI, from the coding sequence ATGTTCGACAAGTCGACGTGGATCAAACTCCCTCGGAACGTGCTTCAGGGCCACGGCGTCCTCGACGACCTCTCGGCCGCAGTCGACGAGTTGTACCTCTCGGGTGAGCCGTTCCTCGTCACGAGTCCGACGCCGGAGCGCATCGCAGGCGACCGGATTCGCGCGCAGTTCGACGGAATTTCGTCGGTCTCGTTGGACCGTGCGAGCTTTGAATCGGTCGAGCGCGTCGTCGAGCAGGCGCGCGAGCAGAACGCCGGCTATCTCATCGCCCTCGGTGGCGGCAAGCCCATCGACGTGGCGAAGATGGCCTCCGACCGCCTCGACTGTGGATTCGTCTCGGTCCCCACGGCGGCGAGCCACGATGGCATCGTCTCCGGCCGGTCGTCGATTCCCGAAGGCGACACGCGTCACTCGGTCGCCGCCGACCCGCCGCTGGCTGTCGTCGCCGACACCGAACTGCTCGCGGAGGCTCCGTGGGAACTCACGACCGCGGGCTGTGCGGACATCATCTCGAACTACACCGCGGTCAAGGACTGGGAACTCGCCCACCGCCTGAAGAATGTCGAATACTCCGAATACGCGGGCGCGCTCTCACAGATGACAGCCGAGATGCTCGTCCAGAGCGCCGACTCCATCAAGCCGGGTCTCGAAGAGTCCGCGTGGATAGTCACGAAGGCGCTCGTCTCTTCGGGTGTCGCCATGTCTATTGCCGGGTCGTCCCGGCCCGCCTCGGGTGCTGAGCACCTCTTTTCTCACCAACTCGACCGCATCGCCCCCGGCCGCGCGCTCCACGGCCATCAGGTCGGCGTCGGTTCTATCCTCACCGAATACTTCCACAGCGGCCCTCGCGGCGAGTGGACGGATATCCGCGACGCCCTCTCGACGATGGGCGCGCCGACGACGGCCGACGAACTCGGTATCGACGGCGAGACGGTTATCGAGGCGCTGACGACGGCCCACGAGATTCGCGACCGCTACACCATCCTCGGCGACGGCGTCAGCGAGGACGCGGCCATCGAGGCGGCGACGATTACTGGCGTTATCTAA
- a CDS encoding DUF420 domain-containing protein, producing the protein MATASAGNPLKEHPAAATAVLSVVGYAVVVGTFLGFVPGRVFPDLSLEQVNLLSDAIAVVNTINVLVIAAGWRWIRRNEVKKHATAMVTSFTLILVFLVMYLAKIGGGGTKEFVGPTFAYYPYLAMLAIHIILSIVSVPVVLYALVLGLTHSERELRTETPHRKVGRIAAGAWLVSLALGVVTYLLLNQIYSWEYVASAAGTLVAPLVGF; encoded by the coding sequence ATGGCAACTGCGAGCGCCGGCAATCCGCTGAAGGAACACCCCGCGGCCGCGACTGCTGTCCTCTCGGTGGTCGGCTACGCTGTCGTCGTCGGCACCTTCCTCGGATTCGTCCCCGGCAGGGTCTTTCCCGACTTGTCGCTCGAACAGGTGAACCTCCTTTCGGACGCGATTGCTGTCGTCAACACCATCAACGTCCTCGTCATCGCGGCTGGCTGGCGCTGGATTCGGCGCAACGAGGTGAAAAAACACGCCACCGCGATGGTTACTTCGTTCACGCTCATCCTCGTGTTCCTCGTGATGTATCTCGCGAAAATCGGCGGCGGCGGCACCAAAGAGTTCGTCGGCCCGACGTTCGCGTACTACCCGTACCTCGCGATGCTGGCGATTCACATCATCCTCTCTATCGTGTCGGTTCCGGTCGTGCTCTACGCACTCGTCCTCGGTCTGACTCACTCCGAGCGCGAACTTCGGACCGAGACGCCACACCGGAAGGTCGGCCGCATCGCCGCCGGTGCGTGGCTCGTCTCGCTCGCGCTCGGCGTCGTAACCTACCTCCTGCTCAATCAGATCTACAGTTGGGAGTACGTCGCCTCGGCGGCGGGCACCCTCGTCGCCCCGCTCGTCGGTTTCTGA
- a CDS encoding glycosyltransferase translates to MRVALVSMYTTHHEETGATRRLRRTAELLAERDHDVFVCCAQWWDGEVVEFKQNDVTYYRVTETPSSGRFASKVPFVLREISPDVIQVASYPPSHVTAVKTAARFLRTPVVADWWNRDSRGGSRAYTRAAKAPNAVLVPSEMVRTQVRELGASTSATRVVPEPINMDLVREADAEERADVVYARELDEHANVESFLLALAELRDKGWSAVVIGDGPERSTAEQTARDLRIDDRIEFVGELPADEAVPIMKGAHVFAQTATVEPFATNLLWALACGCVSIVEYQARSSAHELVEGRERGSLVTSPQELADEIVAARGFDHQTIDEDYARYDFRHVVNEYESVYEAEIDDYGFF, encoded by the coding sequence ATGCGAGTCGCGCTCGTCTCGATGTACACGACACACCACGAAGAGACGGGTGCAACGAGACGGCTTCGGCGGACGGCGGAACTCCTCGCCGAGCGCGACCACGACGTATTCGTCTGTTGTGCCCAGTGGTGGGACGGCGAGGTCGTCGAGTTCAAACAGAACGACGTGACTTACTACCGCGTGACTGAGACGCCGTCGTCCGGTCGATTCGCTTCGAAAGTTCCCTTCGTCCTCCGCGAAATCTCACCCGACGTGATTCAGGTGGCGAGCTATCCACCGTCGCACGTCACGGCAGTCAAAACTGCGGCACGGTTCCTCCGAACACCCGTCGTCGCCGACTGGTGGAACCGTGACAGCCGAGGCGGGTCGCGAGCATACACGCGCGCGGCCAAAGCACCGAACGCCGTCTTGGTCCCCTCCGAGATGGTCCGCACGCAGGTCCGCGAGTTGGGCGCGTCCACATCCGCGACGCGAGTCGTGCCCGAACCCATCAACATGGACCTCGTCCGTGAGGCCGACGCCGAAGAACGCGCAGACGTGGTCTACGCGCGCGAACTCGACGAGCACGCGAACGTCGAGAGCTTCCTGCTCGCGCTCGCGGAACTCCGAGACAAGGGCTGGTCTGCGGTCGTCATCGGCGACGGTCCGGAGCGTTCGACCGCCGAGCAGACCGCCCGCGACCTTCGCATCGACGACCGAATCGAGTTCGTCGGCGAACTCCCGGCTGACGAGGCGGTGCCGATTATGAAAGGCGCACACGTCTTCGCGCAGACGGCGACGGTCGAACCCTTCGCGACGAACTTGCTTTGGGCGCTCGCCTGTGGCTGTGTGAGCATCGTCGAGTATCAAGCCCGGTCGTCGGCCCACGAACTCGTAGAGGGTCGCGAACGCGGGTCGCTCGTCACCAGCCCGCAGGAACTTGCGGACGAAATCGTTGCTGCCCGCGGCTTCGACCACCAGACGATAGACGAGGACTACGCCCGCTACGACTTCCGGCACGTCGTCAACGAGTACGAGTCGGTGTACGAAGCGGAAATCGACGATTACGGCTTCTTCTGA
- a CDS encoding halocyanin domain-containing protein — protein sequence MTDGNVDMSRRAFLGAAAGGAAVAATSGTAAAQTEEPDFGGYLDGVNGGYEDLRGQSEVTIKVGAGDGLSFSPAGVWIDPGTTVTWEWTGEGGAHNIKMEEGPASLDSGAPVKEAGTTYEYTFEEGDAGISKYYCSPHQTLGMLGAVAVGGDVATVEVGGGGGANLPRVPGSAKALGVATSFAMVATLGLAYFFMKYGGDYDIQD from the coding sequence ATGACCGACGGCAACGTGGATATGTCTCGGCGGGCGTTCCTCGGGGCGGCCGCTGGCGGCGCGGCGGTTGCCGCCACTTCTGGCACGGCCGCGGCGCAAACAGAAGAACCTGACTTCGGCGGCTACCTCGACGGAGTCAATGGAGGTTACGAGGACCTCCGCGGACAGAGTGAGGTGACCATCAAGGTCGGCGCGGGAGACGGTCTTTCGTTCTCACCGGCGGGCGTCTGGATCGACCCCGGGACGACCGTGACGTGGGAGTGGACCGGTGAGGGCGGTGCCCACAACATCAAGATGGAAGAAGGCCCCGCGAGCCTCGACTCTGGTGCGCCCGTGAAGGAGGCTGGCACCACCTACGAGTACACCTTCGAAGAGGGTGACGCCGGCATCTCGAAGTACTACTGTTCCCCGCACCAGACGCTCGGCATGCTCGGCGCAGTCGCCGTCGGTGGCGACGTTGCAACCGTCGAAGTCGGTGGGGGCGGTGGCGCAAATCTCCCGCGAGTCCCCGGCAGCGCGAAGGCGCTCGGCGTGGCAACGAGCTTTGCGATGGTCGCAACGCTCGGTCTCGCGTACTTCTTCATGAAGTACGGCGGCGACTACGACATTCAGGACTAA
- a CDS encoding M42 family metallopeptidase, with protein sequence MDFDFDRLKQLTETSGVPGYEDRIRALVREDLEETTDRVRVDPMGNVVGTIEGKSDYEVAVAAHMDEIGFMVRHINDDGFIQLDALGGWDPRVLKAQRVTVHTEDEDLTGVIGSVPPHTLTEEQKKKDPKVKDAYVDVGLPAETVKETVSVGDLVTMEQTTVRMGDHITGKAIDDRVCLFAMLEAARRIEDPDVTIHFAATVQEEVGLRGAQALGVDLNPDLALGLDTTVANDVPGFDPADFVTELGEGAGIKLKDSSAIANPKIHRRLRDVAETNEIDYQMELLPAGGTDTGGFQNTYGAKPVGAISMPTRYLHTVTESVHEDDVVAYIDLLTAFLESETGEFDYTL encoded by the coding sequence ATGGACTTTGATTTCGACCGACTGAAGCAACTCACCGAGACCAGTGGCGTCCCGGGCTACGAGGACCGTATCCGCGCGCTCGTCCGCGAGGACCTCGAAGAAACGACGGACCGCGTTCGTGTCGACCCGATGGGCAACGTCGTCGGCACCATCGAGGGCAAAAGTGACTACGAGGTCGCCGTCGCCGCCCACATGGACGAAATCGGCTTCATGGTCCGCCACATCAACGACGACGGCTTCATCCAACTCGACGCGCTCGGCGGCTGGGACCCCCGCGTCCTGAAGGCCCAGCGCGTCACTGTCCACACTGAAGACGAGGACCTTACGGGCGTTATCGGCTCCGTCCCGCCGCACACGCTCACCGAGGAGCAGAAGAAGAAGGACCCGAAGGTCAAAGACGCGTACGTCGACGTCGGTCTGCCCGCCGAGACGGTCAAAGAGACCGTCTCCGTCGGCGACCTCGTGACGATGGAACAGACGACCGTCCGCATGGGCGACCACATCACGGGCAAGGCCATCGACGACCGCGTCTGCTTGTTCGCTATGCTCGAAGCCGCCCGGCGCATCGAGGACCCTGACGTAACCATCCACTTCGCAGCAACGGTGCAGGAAGAAGTCGGCCTCCGCGGCGCACAAGCACTCGGCGTCGACCTCAACCCCGACCTCGCACTCGGTCTCGACACGACCGTCGCAAACGACGTGCCCGGCTTCGACCCGGCAGACTTCGTCACCGAGCTCGGCGAAGGTGCCGGTATCAAACTGAAAGACTCCAGCGCCATCGCCAATCCCAAAATCCACCGTCGCCTGCGCGACGTGGCCGAAACGAACGAAATCGACTACCAGATGGAGCTGCTCCCCGCTGGCGGCACGGACACCGGTGGCTTCCAGAACACCTACGGCGCAAAGCCGGTCGGTGCCATCTCGATGCCGACGCGCTACCTCCACACCGTCACGGAGAGCGTCCACGAGGACGACGTGGTCGCCTACATCGACCTCCTGACGGCGTTCTTGGAGAGCGAGACGGGCGAGTTCGACTACACGCTCTAA